Within the Beduinella massiliensis genome, the region GCTGACAAATTACCTGCAATGCCCGGCTGTGGACACGGTGCTCTTTTCCTACGGCCTTCACGGGCGCAGAAGGGAAATCTTCGAGGGCGTGCTGGAAGACCTCGCAGGGCAGAGCTTCCGCTTCTTCCCCTTCCTGCTCACCTGCGGCGAGGCGGAAAACGTCCGGCGGATGCGGCTGGACGGGCGCGACGAGGCGCGCATCGAGCGCGCGCTGCGCGTATCGCGGGCCGCTTACGACGATGTGCCCTATCCGAAGATCGACGTGACGCATCTGTCCGTGCCGGAGGCCGCGGCGCTTATTCTGGCGCGCTGCACCCTTTGAATCAAACATCCCCCGTAAGGCCGCCGGCGATTGGGTTCGCCGGACGCCCCGCGGGGAAGTTTTTTAAAATTGAAATCAATCCTCGATGATCTGCTCGCAGACGCTGTATACCAGCGCTTCCAGGGCCTCCTGATAGTGCTCGCCGATGTCCTCGCGCTGGAAGTAGCTCATGACGATCATGCGCAGCATCGCCTCGGCGATGTCCCTGGACACCTTGAGCCGTGCGCCGGAGCGGTCGATCAGGCGCGCGATGTGCTGGCTGTCGCTGTGGTAGTGTTCCCGCAGGACGTCCGGCGGCAGGCGGCGCAGGATGGCGGGCAGGTCCTTGGCGAAGAGCGCCATGGTCTCGCCCTGGCCCATAACCCGGCAGGCCGTGAGGATCGCCTGGGCGACGCGGGCCTTGAGCGGCAAATCCATGCGGCCGTCCAGCACGGACTCGGCGCTGCCGTAGATGTCCGCGTGCCATTCCTCCAGGATGTCGAGGAAGAGGTGCTCCTTGCTGTCGTAAAACCGGTAAAAGGCGCTCTTGGAGATGCCCGCTTCACGCGTAAGCTGCTCCAGCGTCGTCTTCTTCATGCCGATCGTCGCCGCGCAGCGCCGGGCGGCATCCGTGAGCAGCCGGGTGATGGTTTCGCGTTCCTGCATGCTGAATGCCGTCGCCATTGCGTTCATCCTTTCTTTGGAGGGCGCTGCCCTCCAATCCTCCCGCCAAAGGGACGTCGTCCCTTTGGAATCCCGTCCTGTTCGTCTGTAGCATGACGCGGCCCCCGCGCCGCAGCGCAAAGTGGGATTCTCAAGGGGCGATGCCCCTTGAGCGGGGTTCAGGGGCGGAGCCCCTGATGGATTTACTTGGTAAGGTACACCGTCGCGCTCATGCCCAGCAGCAGGTTCGCGCCGCCGACGGAGAGCTTCACCGTGTAATAGCTGGCGTTTTGCTTGACCGTGCCCAGCGCGGAGATCGAGGTCACCGTGCCCTGATAGACCGTCTCCGGAAAGCGGTCGAAGACCACGGGCACGCTGTCGCCCACGGTGAGCGAGCCCAGGTCCATTTCGTCCACGTCCGCGGTGACCTGCAGGGCGCTCTCGTCGCTGACCGTGCACAGAAGCTGGCCCTTGTAGACCTGCTGGCCGCTGGCGGCGGCGAGCGCGCTGATCACGCCGGAGGCGCTGGAGGGAACCTTTGCGGAGAGGGCGTCCGGCGCGGCGTCCGCGGCGGCGAGCTCGAAGAGCAGGTCGCCCGCCTTCACGCTCTGCCCTTCCGCCGCGTGTACGCGCAGCACCCTGCCGCTGCCCGGCACCGAAACAGGGCTCGCGGGCGCGCAGGTGCCCTTGCCCACGTTGCTTTCGCGCGTGTAGAAGGAATCGCGGTAGAGGTTTACGCTTTGCTTGACCTCCGGCGTGCCGGAGAGGATTTCCACCTGATACCCGGAGGGCGACACCGCCGTGACCCGGCCCGTGCCGTTCGCCTTGTCCCCGGAGGCGTTCTTGTAGTAGAGCAGCTCGCCCACGTGCAGCAGCTTGTTTTCGGCCTCGTCGTAGGCGCCGGTGGTCGTGCAGTCGAGGATCAGGTTTTCCTTCGGCTCGACGGCCGCGATGCCGCCGTAGCGGCGGGTCACGGCGTCCGCGTCGTCCCCGGCCGCCGCGAACAGCGCGCCCAGCGTGCCGTCGCAGGGGGCGTATACCTTCGCGGTGTCCAGCTCAAAGAGGGCGTCGCCCAGCTTCACGCGGTCGCCCAGCTCCAGGTCGAAGGGCAGCAGCACGCCGGAGTAGGGAGCCGTGATGTCGAAGGTGCGCACCGCCTCCACCTCGCCGGTGGCGGTGTCCATCGCGCCGAGGTCGGTTTCGGCCAGGGCGGCGCTCCCCGTGAGCGCGAGCAGCAGGCAAAGCAGCAGGCAAGAGATTTTCCGCATATCAAACATTCCTTTCTTCGCTTGGGATGTGTTCACGCATCACTCGACGCTCTTGAGGGAGGTCACCATGTCGATCTTCCTTACGTTGCGGGTCAGAATCCACTGCACGAACCGGGAAAACGCGAACGTCACGACGCAGGCGATGAGGATGGACTGCAGCTCCACGTGCGCCCCGTAGACCATCTGCTCCGATTCGACCGAGTGCATGACCACGCCCGTCAGCCAGATGCCCGGGCCGATGCCCAGCAGCACGCCGATCGTCGTAATCCAGTTGTTCTCGCGCACCATCAGGCGCTTGATCTCCTTTTGGTGGTAGCCCAGCACCTTGAGCGTCGCGTACTCGCGGTTGCGCTCCATAAAGTTCAGAATGCCCATGTTGTATAGGATGACGAACGCGAGGCCCAGCGCCGCGCCGCTCATCAGGTTGAAGATGCCGGTCAGGGACTTCAGGATGCTCAGGTTCTGCTCGTGCTGCACCGCGGGATCCTTGAGCGCGTCCAGCTCGTCCATCTGGCGCACCCTGGCGGCGCAGGCGTCCGTGGGGGCTTTGAGCAGCAGCGAGGTGGGCCTGAAGTCTCCCTTGCCCAGCGTATCCCACAGCGCGCGGCTCATGTAAACGCCCTGGCCGATGTTGCTGTAGACGACCTTGGCGACCGTCTCCCGCAGGGGCTGGTCGTCGCCCGGCAGCCAGATTTCCACCGCGTCGCCGGGGGAAAGCCCGATCGTCTCGCAGAGCTTTTTCGTCACCGCAACGCCCTGTGCGGGGATTTCCGTCCAGGTGCGGTCTTCGCCCAGGTTGAGCAGCCGCTGCCCGGGCTCTACCACGGTCAGGGTGGTCGTGCGCGCGTTCTTTTCGGCGCGCAGGCTGACCGCCTTCTCCATGATGCCCTCCACCCGCTCGGCGTCCAGACGGCTGTAATAGGACTGCGCTGTGCCGCCCTCGTCCGTGAGGTCGGCGCGCAGGTCGTACTGGATCGTGCCGTCGTAGTATTCGCCCACGAAAAAGCGAACGGAATCTTCCAGCCCCAGGGAGGTGATGATCAGCATGTTGCAGCAGAGGATGCCGATGAGCAGCATGACGGCGCGCAGCTTGTTGCGAAAGAGGTTGCGCACGACCATCTTCGTGTTGAAGCTCAGGCGCTTCCACAGGCCGGTAAAGCGCTCCAGAAAGATGCGGCTGCCGTCCTTGGGCGGCTTGGGCCGCAGCAGGGAGGCCGTGACCTCGCGCGCTGCCTTTCGGTAGGCGAAGTAGCAGACCGCGCAGCTCAGCGCGACGGAGAGCGCGCACATGCACCACGCCGCCGCGGATACGGGCGCGCGGAGCTGATAGGGAAAGACGTAGTGGCTCGCCTCCATGTCCCACAGCATCTTCGGCAGCGTAACGCGTCCGACCCCCAGGCCCAGCAGCGCGCCCACGAGCGAGGGATAGAACGCATAGGCCAGATAATGGCGCGTCACCCTGTTTCCGCCGTAGCCCAGGGCCTTCAGCGTGCCGAGCTGCATGCGCTGGTTGTCGATCAGGCGCGTGATGGTGGTAAGCACGATCATCGCGGAGACGGCGAAGGCGAGCATCGGGAACACGTAGGAAAGCCGCCTGTACATCGTCACGTCGTTTCGCGTGCGCTGGGTGGAGCCGTTGGCCTTTTGGTCTACCACCAGCGCGTAGGGATAGAGGTCCTCGATGCGCCCGCGCACGGCCGCCTCGTCCGCGCCCGGCGAAAGTTCCACGAGCAGTTCGCTCGCGGGAATGGGGGAAAGCGCCGGCAGATTCACGATCGCAAAGCCATAGTGCATCGGGTCTGGCGTCACGTCCTTGGCGGTGATGACGTATTCGGGGCTCAGCACGATGCCGCGCACGGTGAAGCTCTGGTCGTAGCCGCATTCGTCCAGCTTCAGGCGGAACGTATCCCCGACGGACAGGCCGTTGGCGTCGGCGAACTGCTTTTCCAGCAGCAGTCCGCGTTTGTCGTCCTTCGCGAGCAGCGCGCCCTCCTTGAGAAGCGGCGCGTTGATCTCCGCCGCCCCGTCGTAGCCCAGCACCTGCAAGGTGCCGCCGCTTTGCAGGTTGGTGTCCATCTCCGCGTTCACGCGCATCTGCACCCGCTGAACGCCCGTCAGGCGCTCCACGCGGCGCAGGGCCTCGCGGTCCGCGCCCGGCAGCTGCACCCAGAAGTCCGCGAGGTTTTGTTCCTCGTAGTACGTCTCGATGGTGCGGTCGATCATGCGCCAGGCCGCGTCCAGGCCGCTGAACACCCAGGTGCCCAGCGCGCACAGCAGCATCATGGAGATGAACTGCAGCTTCGCCCTGGACATGTCGCGGAGCAGCTTTTTGCGCAGGGTATTCTTGTCTTTTACCATGCGATGTCCTCCACTCTGGCGGGGTTTTCGCAGAGCGTGACCGAATCGATCCCGCCGTTCTTCATGCGGATGACCCGCCGGCCCAGCGGGGCGATCATCGCGTTGTGCGTGATGATGACCACCGTGGTGCCGAAGTCGCGCGAGAGGTTGGAAAGGAGCGAGAGCACCTGCACGCCGGTCTTGGAGTCGAGCGCGCCGGTGGGCTCGTCGCACAGCAGCAGCGCGGGGTTTTTGCACAGCGCCCGCGCGATGGAGACGCGCTGCTGCTCGCCGCCGGAGAGCTGCGCCGGGAAGTTGCCCATGCGGTCCGCAAGGCCGACCTGTTCCATCACCTCGCGGGGGTTCAGCGCGTTTTTGCACACCTGCTGGGCGAGCTCTACGTTCTCCAACGCCGTCAGGTTGGGCATCAGGTTATAAAACTGAAACACAAAGCCCACGTCCAGACGGCGGTATTCCGTGAGCTGGCGCGGCGTGAGCGCCGTCACCACCTTGCCCCCGACGGTGATCGTGCCGCTGGTCGCCCGATCCATGCCGCCCAGGAGGTTGAGCACCGTCGTCTTGCCCGCGCCGCTGGGGCCCAGCACCACGCAAAGCTCCCCCTTCTCGATCTCGAAGTTCACGTGGTTCGCGGCGCGCACCGGCTCGCCCGCGGTCGGGTACTCCTTGCACACGTCCTCAAAAGCGATATAAGCCATGCACATTTTCCTTTCTATCACGGGAGACAAGTCCATAAAAACAAATTGATTTTATGTTTTTATTATACGCGCTGGAAGGAAAATGTCAACTGACCGGGGGAAGATCGCCTGCGGCGCGAAAAATCAAGCGCCGGGCGAGGGCGTTCGTCCCCTGACATAGGGGGAACACAGCCCTTCGTCCGGCGGCGAATTCGTCTATTCTGGCGCGCGTCAGTTGCCCATGAGGCTTTCCGGCATCCGCTCCATGCCCTTGAGCATCAGCATGCCCACCGCGTAGCAGGCGATGGCTTCGCCCGCGGCGACGTAGAGCATGCACAGCGGAAGGGGGATTTCCGGCGTGTAGAGCGCGTGCACGAGCGCGCCCACGATCAGCCCGTTGAAGACGACGGGCGGCAGCGCGGCGAGCCACTTGTTTTTGCGCAGCATGCGGGTGGAAACCGCCGCCAGCAGCGTCGCGAGCGAGCCGAAGACGATGTCCGGCAGCGCGCAGCCGCCGAGCAGATTGGCGAGCAGGCAGCCGACGAAGAGCGCGGGCACGGCCTCCGGGAGGAGCACGGGCAGCAGCGTCAGCCCCTCCGACACGCGCACCTGCATCGCGCCGTAGCTGATGGGCGCGAGCACGAGGGTGAGCGCGGCGTAGAGCGCGGCGATGACGGCCGCGCGGGTGAGTTTCTTGACGTTCGTTTTTCGCATTTTCATTCTCCCTCGCATCGGCCGCCGCGCGTCCGCGTCCAGACAAAACAAAAGCGCCTGCATTCGCCTCCATCTGGCGAACGTAGCCGCAAACGCGCAGCCGCAGCCGCGCGCGAATCCCTAGTTTTGTTTAAGGACTGGATGGTCTCGAACAGTCCGATGCAATTTTTAAAGCCGCTTTATTGTACGCGATTGCCCGCAAAAAAGCAAGTGCTTTTGCGCATAGCCCGCGGACGCGGCGGGCATGCTATGGGAGCAGAGAAAGGGGGAGAGGAAAAAATGCATACTGAAAAGCATAGTCAGTGCATCCATTGCTCCGTCAGTTCCTGTAAGTATCACGATACGCAGGACATGTGCGGCCTGGAGAGCATCAAGGTCGTCGCCAAGAACAACTGCCACAACGGTTGTAAGGACGAAAGCATGTGCGGCAGCTACGAGTGCTGCAAGTAAGGTGGTACGCGCACAAAGGGAGCGGCGAAAGCCGCTCCCTTTGTGCTTTTCTAATCGTCCAGCCGCTGAATCGTCGGGGCGATCCGTACGTCCGATGTGCGCAGATAGCCGTACGTGCCCTCGATGTCCATGACCCAGCCGATCTCCCCTCGCGGAACGCATACATGCAGCCACAGCCCGTGGTTTCCGGCCGTGCCCAGCACGTGCAGGCGCGTGCCCGCCTCCAGCTCCGCGACGGGCTTGGAGGCGCTGCCCAGCTTTTCGTAGAGCGTACAGGCCGTAAGCGTCTTGGCCACGGGCAGCAGGTTACCGTTTAGCGCGGCGGCCACGCGTTCCGGGTTCGGCTCCGAAACGTAGGGGCGGCTCATGTAGGCCTCGACGCCGCCCAGCCGCACGCGGAACCAGGGCCAGAATTCGCCGGGGTACGTCTCCAATACGTGGACGAGCGTGCCGTTAAAGTAGTTCCCCAGCGATTCGGAGCGTGAACTTGCGGCCGTGCGCAGGTTGACCGAGGCGCCCGCGACGGCCACGTCCGCGTCAAATTTCGGCGCGGAGGCGGCGTAGGCATGAACCGCCTCCGGCGTGCGGGGAAACTCGTCGGCGTTCAGGTATTCCAGAAACTCCGTATGTACGCAGGGAATGTATTCCTCCTGTGTTTCGCCGACGGGCGGGGTCTGTGTGACGACGAAGCAGGTACGCGGATAGTCTGAACCGATGGTGAGCGCGCTGCCGTCAGGAAACCGGTGCTCGTAGTTGACGAAGACGAGGCAGCGGTATTGCTCGCCCTCCTGCATGCCCCGTACGCTGCGAAGGCCGTAGGTAAAGACCTCTTCCCCGCCGTCGCCGCAAGGGTAACGGAGCAGAAACCCGGCGCGATCGTCAAAGGAGAAGGTAAAACTTCGGTTGGACAGGACGGCATGCGCCGCACTGTCCGCGAGAGTCCATTCTGATTCCTTGGGCTTTTCGAGCGCAAGCAGGTAGGTTTCCCCTTCGCGCTTAAGCGCGATCATCGCGATGGCGGGAAAGTCCTGCTGGACGCTTTGGCGGATCGCCCCATGAATACATGCGGCATCCGCCCATTCGCCGTCCGAAAGCGCCTGAGCCAGTTCGTCCGGCAGTTCTTCGTCAAAGGTCGTGTAGGTGTACGACAGGTGTACGCCTGCGATCGCTTCCGTCCAGGTCTTCGTCTGCGCCCCTGCGGGGAGGGGCTGCACGGCGAAGAGCAGGGCGGCGGTGAAAACGCAGACGGCGCGGGAGATGGTTCTGCGCATTCCTGAGCCCTCCTTCAAAGCGTCGGGAAACTCGCGGGGATTTCCCGCTTTTTCCATTTAACGCCTGAGGGACGGCATTTCGTCCCGAAGCGATACGGGTTTCTTTTTACAGCGCCAGCGCGGCCTCGACGTCCGCGTCGCGCCCCTCGATGTAGTCCGCGTAGAGGAAGGGCACCTGGGTATCCGGCAGGAGCGATCCTTCGCCGTAGGAAGCGTCCATGACAAAGCGCTTCGTGGAGTAGTAGACGACGAGCGGAAGCCCCTCGACCTCCGCATAGCCCAGCTCGCCGTAGTGGTTGACGCTGCCGCCCGTGGGCCTGCCCACGAGCTGCGCGCCGATTTGGCGCAGCTGCACCGCGTTCATCAGCGCGGAGGAGAACGTATTCTCACCGATGAGCGTTATCAATTTGATGTCCCGGCTCTGCCGCAGCCCGTCCAGCACATTCAGCAGGGGCTCGATGACCGACGAATCGCCGCCCCCGTTATAGCGCAGGTCCACGAGCACGCGCGTGTAGCTGCCCGCCTCGAGCTGCGCCTTCACCTGCTGTGCAAACGCGGCCATCGG harbors:
- a CDS encoding AAA family ATPase, whose translation is MRKRLIFLCGPNGVGKTALCREILRRTPGSAYVDSDPRRQTNPFVLSDETAPAIQKNLSCVLTNYLQCPAVDTVLFSYGLHGRRREIFEGVLEDLAGQSFRFFPFLLTCGEAENVRRMRLDGRDEARIERALRVSRAAYDDVPYPKIDVTHLSVPEAAALILARCTL
- a CDS encoding TetR/AcrR family transcriptional regulator, producing the protein MATAFSMQERETITRLLTDAARRCAATIGMKKTTLEQLTREAGISKSAFYRFYDSKEHLFLDILEEWHADIYGSAESVLDGRMDLPLKARVAQAILTACRVMGQGETMALFAKDLPAILRRLPPDVLREHYHSDSQHIARLIDRSGARLKVSRDIAEAMLRMIVMSYFQREDIGEHYQEALEALVYSVCEQIIED
- a CDS encoding HlyD family efflux transporter periplasmic adaptor subunit, whose product is MRKISCLLLCLLLALTGSAALAETDLGAMDTATGEVEAVRTFDITAPYSGVLLPFDLELGDRVKLGDALFELDTAKVYAPCDGTLGALFAAAGDDADAVTRRYGGIAAVEPKENLILDCTTTGAYDEAENKLLHVGELLYYKNASGDKANGTGRVTAVSPSGYQVEILSGTPEVKQSVNLYRDSFYTRESNVGKGTCAPASPVSVPGSGRVLRVHAAEGQSVKAGDLLFELAAADAAPDALSAKVPSSASGVISALAAASGQQVYKGQLLCTVSDESALQVTADVDEMDLGSLTVGDSVPVVFDRFPETVYQGTVTSISALGTVKQNASYYTVKLSVGGANLLLGMSATVYLTK
- a CDS encoding FtsX-like permease family protein, with amino-acid sequence MVKDKNTLRKKLLRDMSRAKLQFISMMLLCALGTWVFSGLDAAWRMIDRTIETYYEEQNLADFWVQLPGADREALRRVERLTGVQRVQMRVNAEMDTNLQSGGTLQVLGYDGAAEINAPLLKEGALLAKDDKRGLLLEKQFADANGLSVGDTFRLKLDECGYDQSFTVRGIVLSPEYVITAKDVTPDPMHYGFAIVNLPALSPIPASELLVELSPGADEAAVRGRIEDLYPYALVVDQKANGSTQRTRNDVTMYRRLSYVFPMLAFAVSAMIVLTTITRLIDNQRMQLGTLKALGYGGNRVTRHYLAYAFYPSLVGALLGLGVGRVTLPKMLWDMEASHYVFPYQLRAPVSAAAWCMCALSVALSCAVCYFAYRKAAREVTASLLRPKPPKDGSRIFLERFTGLWKRLSFNTKMVVRNLFRNKLRAVMLLIGILCCNMLIITSLGLEDSVRFFVGEYYDGTIQYDLRADLTDEGGTAQSYYSRLDAERVEGIMEKAVSLRAEKNARTTTLTVVEPGQRLLNLGEDRTWTEIPAQGVAVTKKLCETIGLSPGDAVEIWLPGDDQPLRETVAKVVYSNIGQGVYMSRALWDTLGKGDFRPTSLLLKAPTDACAARVRQMDELDALKDPAVQHEQNLSILKSLTGIFNLMSGAALGLAFVILYNMGILNFMERNREYATLKVLGYHQKEIKRLMVRENNWITTIGVLLGIGPGIWLTGVVMHSVESEQMVYGAHVELQSILIACVVTFAFSRFVQWILTRNVRKIDMVTSLKSVE
- a CDS encoding ATP-binding cassette domain-containing protein; the encoded protein is MAYIAFEDVCKEYPTAGEPVRAANHVNFEIEKGELCVVLGPSGAGKTTVLNLLGGMDRATSGTITVGGKVVTALTPRQLTEYRRLDVGFVFQFYNLMPNLTALENVELAQQVCKNALNPREVMEQVGLADRMGNFPAQLSGGEQQRVSIARALCKNPALLLCDEPTGALDSKTGVQVLSLLSNLSRDFGTTVVIITHNAMIAPLGRRVIRMKNGGIDSVTLCENPARVEDIAW
- a CDS encoding QueT transporter family protein, with product MRKTNVKKLTRAAVIAALYAALTLVLAPISYGAMQVRVSEGLTLLPVLLPEAVPALFVGCLLANLLGGCALPDIVFGSLATLLAAVSTRMLRKNKWLAALPPVVFNGLIVGALVHALYTPEIPLPLCMLYVAAGEAIACYAVGMLMLKGMERMPESLMGN
- a CDS encoding DUF1540 domain-containing protein produces the protein MHTEKHSQCIHCSVSSCKYHDTQDMCGLESIKVVAKNNCHNGCKDESMCGSYECCK
- a CDS encoding SH3 domain-containing protein, which encodes MRRTISRAVCVFTAALLFAVQPLPAGAQTKTWTEAIAGVHLSYTYTTFDEELPDELAQALSDGEWADAACIHGAIRQSVQQDFPAIAMIALKREGETYLLALEKPKESEWTLADSAAHAVLSNRSFTFSFDDRAGFLLRYPCGDGGEEVFTYGLRSVRGMQEGEQYRCLVFVNYEHRFPDGSALTIGSDYPRTCFVVTQTPPVGETQEEYIPCVHTEFLEYLNADEFPRTPEAVHAYAASAPKFDADVAVAGASVNLRTAASSRSESLGNYFNGTLVHVLETYPGEFWPWFRVRLGGVEAYMSRPYVSEPNPERVAAALNGNLLPVAKTLTACTLYEKLGSASKPVAELEAGTRLHVLGTAGNHGLWLHVCVPRGEIGWVMDIEGTYGYLRTSDVRIAPTIQRLDD